In the genome of Mercurialis annua linkage group LG8, ddMerAnnu1.2, whole genome shotgun sequence, the window AATTGAActgaaataattatttcattcGGAACagttatttttattgattaaataaccgtattttattaacattaataataattaaaagaataattttggTGCTAATTTCTCATTATATATGTTTAGGGGGTAAATTGATCGATAAGTTctataaaaactataaaatacctaaatttctaaaaaatcacataaatagAATTGTATTTATATAATTCGGTTAATTCAGTTGATTATGTGAATTCATAAATTTCACAACGGAAGTCGAATTGAACCGAATTTCTCAAAATTCATAACAATATTTGAATCAAATTAACcgaaaatcgaaccaaaaaaattccaaatttgTTAGGTAATGATAATTCTGTAATTACAAAACTATTGCACACCTCTAAATATAATGCTGAATTCTATAAAGTAAAGAATTAaacaaaaagaatataaaaacaTACAATTGGGAAGAAAAGTTTGTGATGCGATTCTTTTCGAGCTGAAACATGATCCCATGATGAGCCTCAAATCTTCCACACCACAGCTTCTAAAGGATGAATAAAGCAgcagaaaatttaatttatttgaatttgaattgttCAATTCAAGTATAAATAAAGTAGCAGAAAATTCTATTTCTTTCAGAACTAAGGGTAGACTTTGACTGTGTAAATTTTGACTCCAGTACgttatgttttttctttttgataattgtctattttttttgatctgattttaaaaaaattaaagtattatTTGAAACGTAATTATGaactagttttaaaaaaattattttataattttatgaattttcgcgTAGAAGAATGATAAAGTGAGTggtcaaattaaattttacttttaataacCAATATCATTTTGTTGACGGAGGAGatatttgcaaattttgatCAAACGCAAATAGAAAAtagttgatttttaaaaattaagactAGTAAAACtacaaatataaacaataatggtacagaataaaattatttaaaagctTGATAGTTCAGACTACATATTGTACAAAAAATTTGGAATTAAAAAGATCTATTAATGCCAAACTCATGACTTAAAAAATACTTGAACTTAGTGTTTTATCTCGTCTTATTCCTTGACTCTTGAGCTTCAAACTGTCAAGGAATAAGTATAAAATgcttcaattttataattttatgtcacattagttttaatatgtataaaatGCTTCAATTGTTTTTTAACATCTCATTTGTAAGGATAAAACTAGTCAAAATGCTcaggtgagtttttttttacaaagccataaatttaattttaatggaACTTTTATACCAGGTACAGGAAGCAAAATTGACCTTCTACCGGCACAAAATAGGAGTTCAGACGTTAAAATAAAACCcattgaaaaaaattagagatCTTTAACGTGGCTCTTACATTTATATCTCGAAATCAAacaaatctattttaatttttttggtcaattacacttaaaatttatatttttatagtcaAATAAGTCCACTAGGAAATCTCCAACCCTTGTCACCTAATTTAAATTAGGTGACAAGTGAACTCCAAGAAGTcacctaatttaaattaactgaTAAGGGTATTCCATCTTCATCGAAATAGGTGATTCCCTATTTGGAGTTACTTATTTActagtatttattattttaatatatcgttaaactataattttgatacttgtaatttatttttatttaatttaagatatttataattaaagacttaaatatatatgaatattatttatttttaatattatagaataattttacacATGAGAATATTgagatattaaaattatttatttttttattattaaaattaacataaaaatattatataaataattttacgagataataatttaatgaaaatcaaattttaaataatttaaatatttaataaaaaatatttaataatatttattttatgacatataattattattatatatattaattgaactaatatgtaataaaaataagtttatgGGTGTAATTGATAAAAGTGTATAAatgtaaaagtaaaaaaataattaaaatattagagataaaaagaatatttttttttgatgtaGAAAAAGGTTATTGTGGGTTGAAGTGAATTTGATGATAAATCACCTAAGTAGTATTTGGTGACAAAAATTTGAGATTTGGGTTGGAGATGACCTTAGACCAATTAGACacaaaattcttttaatttaggTTAATCAATTGTAAATTTGTACACCTTAAATGTggacttatttgattttgaaattcaaatttgGGAGCCTAGTTGACTGAAGAGATGTATTTGAAAGTTTTTGGTCTAATTgactcaaaaattaaaatagatttatttgaTCGTAAGATATAAGTTTAAGGGCCGTATTGACCCTTTATTCATATTTCATTTCCTTTGAATCACACTGTCTGTAGTCCAGAAAATTGGCATTTTGATCCTTCTTCTTCCCTCAATTTGCTCCtccaaaacaaaagaaaacttCCTTCAATGTCAAAACTAACAAAGCATTTACAGTACCCAAATGCATGCACTTATTTTAATAGTcacatgaaaaagaaaatacacTCAAAATCCAAGTCAAACTTGTTTTGAATGGAAAAGTTTACATTTTTTAACAgaactttcattttcttttactGGGTTAGTGTTCTTTTCTTGGTCTTATTTCTTCTAATTGATACATTGTTCAAAACCTTTACGGGTTTGTGCTTTAGTACAGACAGGGAACCACAGCTGAATAAATCAGACAATGGTATGTTTATCTCTCATTTGCTTGCTTTTGTTTATCTTTATTGGCTAAAGTTTGTTTCTTTAATATTGATTGATTTATATAAACTTGGCTTAAATGTTATAATCACCAACTGATCACAATTTTTTGATTCACACATCAAAATGTATGACTTCACTTCACTAGTATCATTACGACTGCAgaaatcgaaccaaaccgaataAGTGAACTGCAACTGAATGCACATTGACATATGTCTTTGTGATTATATATATGCATATTAACATGTATAGTGCAATTGTGTTGACAAAGATAGCAATGGCATCACCAAGTTATCATCTGCAATAGATTCTTCAGATGGTGAGATCCTACAATCAACAAATCTGGAGATCTTTAGCTTTAGTGCACTAGATAAAGCTACTAGTAACTTCAGTTACAATGCGATAATCGGTGAAGGTAGTTTTGGCTTGGTCTACAAAGGGTGGATAGAGGAGCATCCATTACATGCTGATTCTGCTAGGCGTGAGACCGGTACAGCTATTGCCATAAAGACCCTTAACCGGGACGGTAGCCAAGGTCAACAAGAATGGTTGGTAagtatgtttatatattctcgAGCATGCTCTTGTtgaaattacatcaaatcgttgCATCAATAGATATTATTACATCAAAGTGATACTTTCTAAAAGAGTATGGTTGACATATTTTTTGTGGTTCTTGGAAAAAAGACAGAAATCAAATACCTGGGGCAACTTTGTCATCCAAATCTTGTGAAATTGATCGGTTACTGCATAGAGGATGACCATCGGCTTCTGGTCTATGAGTTTATGCCTAATGGAAGCTTGGAGAATCATATATCCATCGGTGAGTAATTTCGATATCTTCATTACTattctattttaaatcataacGTACCATTAATTACTTTTGAAAATGTTAAGGTCTTTTCTGCGCGGACAACATTATTAATGTCTTAAACGAATGCAGCCtaaacattagggtcatttttgcatcTTTTCTGTTGTTTTTCTGTTTTAAATCTTTACGTGCCAGTTTTCTTGTGACATCAAATATGTATTGTAGAAGCAGGGGATTCCGACATTCAAGTACTATCTTGGGATCTCCGAATAAAAGTTGCTCTCGGTGCTGCTAAGGGTCTAGCATTTCTTCATCAAAAGGTTTATGCGATGCATCGAGACATAAAATCTACTACTATCCTGCTCGATGCAGCAAGTGCAATTGTTTAGTTGTTGAATCTGGTTTATGTGGAGTCTCATTGTTACTAAATCTAGTTACATATATTTCTCTTTTTAAAACTACAGAATTATAATGTCAAACTCTCTGGTTTCGGGTTGGCCAGAGATGGGCCAACGGGCAATAAAAGCTACGTTTCCACAAGGGCCTTGGGCAATGAGTTCTATGCCGCACCTGAATGTGCTAGTACAGGTATTTTTTTGGTTTGCTATATGGTTGTATTTAACATATGGACAATTTTCTGTATTGTTTAAAGAGCAAAAATAATCCAAGATTCCACATTATCTTACGAATCTGCTGTTAAATTTTCGACACCCATCTTTTGGATTTTCATTTCCGCTTGTGGAGATGTCTATGAAACTTCATAACTAGTTTCATACTCTTTCTATCTCACATACTCTATTTCCTTCTCACATAGGTCATCTTACTAAAAAGGGCGATGTATACAGTTTTGGGATCGTTCTCCTTGAAATAATTTCTGGCAGGCGAGTTATAGAGTGTAACAGGCCACCGGAAGAAGTAAATCTAGGCATTTGGGCAAGGAACCTCAGTGGACGCAAGGACAAGTTTTCCCAACTATTAAATCCTGCCATTTCAGGTCAGCATGCAATAAGCAATGCGATAAAAGTTGCTCAGCTTGCGTTAAAATGTGTTTCCCTGGACCCGAGGCTCAGGCCAGATATGGAAGAAGTTGTTGGAGTATTGGAAGAAGCTCAGGGCTTCCATAGTAGAAGTGAGAGGACAGAGGATGTGAGCATTACAATTTAAGCAATAGTTCCATGTAAGCCAccttcttttttttgtttctatatAAGTGCTGGACGGTTTTTATAATTGAAAGGAGGGGATACGCGGGGACATAATAGAGGACACGACGGGAGTGTTTAAGTgttattagagttaattatttcAATACATTAAACttcttttgaactttttatgttatttatagaGAAATTAATCATGAGTATTATTTGCTTttattgtgtgtgtgtgtgtgtgtgtgtatattatataatttatcgTGTTTTTGCATCGCCATGTCTATACTCATACAAGTAAAGTTCCGCCTAAATAACGACATTAATATTCAAGAGATATAGTACATGAACTTTAAAATGAATTTCATCTTAATTTTAGGGTCACTTTTGTTCATAATAAATTGACCTAAAATGAATTGATGTTATATAGCCTTCAAAGGTTCAATATTTAGCATAGTTCCACAATGGGATGACAATATTTTGATTGCCTATTGAGAATTCATTTTTTCTATTCCCAACAATAAGTTCACCGAATAATTTACTTTCAGTAACACAATCAATTTTCAATTAAGATCAACAAATATCAAAACCAGATGCCTGAGTGAATCCCTGACCCTGAGGTACGAGGAACTCAATGCTCGCAATACTATCGCAAGCAATAGAGATAACGCCTGAAAGCAGGAAAACGTTGGGCAGCAGTAAGGTCGTGATGTAGCAGAAGGGTCTTTCGAGAAAAACAcctaaaaaaatcaactaaactTGAGAAACGACTTGataattttcttttctaatCATTGTAATGAGAAAGGTTAAAATAACAATATGTGCGTTGAACTCTCCAAAACAAATCAAGGAAAAAATTAAGTCTCCTTAACAGAACAAGTTCTTAAAACGaatccaataaaaataaaaaaacatgaacAATTAATACTAATTCTTCAAGCTACCATTTATGGATTTTTGTGCTTAAAGATAAACGGGACATACAATTCCACATACCAGAAGCATCGATATCACCTTCAATCGACTTTTAATTACAACCATCTCAAATCCTAGGGCATAGAACGCAGTGGTTAATCGAACACCTTCTCTCAGTTGTTCATCCAACTTAACAGGTACACAATTGTTAGAAAATACAGCACCATATAAAGCCTTAAAGCCTCTTTCACTTTGTTTTATACAAGTAAATAACAAACAAGAGAGAAAAGGCTATCTAAGCATCGACTATCATAACGTACATTTAGGAGCTCACTACAGAAAAATAGCAGCCGTAGTAGTAGACAATAACATAGCTAATTGAGTAATGCCATACCTCACAGTCGCAGGCATTACCAATTTCGGACcctgaaaaaaatataataaacatcATTAACAGAAAATAATAGAGACACTTTCAGGAAATAAAACTCGGCTTCTTCGAGAAAAATTGGAAGTAGTTATTTCCGTAAAAAGCCAACAAGAAGATCAACTGAGCCTCAAAATACAGACTGAAATGTTATGCCAAAATTTTCATGAAGAGTTGAAAAATACAGTTGCAACTTTTGGCAAGAAGAAAAAATTCAAGCATTTTGAATGACATGCTGCTGTGACACAGCAACAGGCAGctgataaaattcataaatctaAATCAGGTCCAACCAGGAACCAGAAAAAGTTGGATCCTAGGCTACCTGGAGGCTAAATTACACTTATGTACATGTAGAGAAAATGGGAACATAAACCATCTATCCTAAAATATGATACCCAACGTATTTTTGATGGGAAAACACAGGATTTTAAATATCCTAGGAGTATATTAGCTTATAAGAAATGACAAATTACATAAGTTGAGTAACTTAAAAGAGATCAAAGTGTGCTAAAACATGCCAAATAGAAAACGTAAATAATGCACAAAGAGCTTGTTCACCTCTCAAGGTCCCAAGAGACAAACTTTCAAGTTGCCATCAGCTAAAAGTTGCAATCTATTGTGTTCGAGCATATCCCAACCGCTACTGTAGCAGAGAGTGTATTGAACATGCGAGCATATCCCAAAATCATCCCTTGGTCCCCATTGGAGAAACAGCAAACAACATAAAAGccaggaaaaagaaaaaaattataaggggAAGATGGAAGAAAACTGACAAGATAATTAACTAACAAGCAAAAGCAAACAATTAAATAGCTCTAACAACGCACAAAAATAAACAACCCAAAAGCATTCGTAAAAAGTGAGAGAAATATTCAaaccaattaaaaattaagggCATCAATTATTTGCATACAAAGTAAGAGAAAACCACTAAAGCTACTGATCATGTTCTGTACAGAAACAGCGGCATAACTTACACTTATAGGGAGTATTTTCCAGGAAGTGATAATGCCTGGTTCGCGATGTCTTCCAAAACACATTTAAGCTCTGTTTTAGCCCTCTTAACAGATGTTTCACTAGGACCCTCGATGAACAAGTACAGCTTGCGATCCCCAGAAGCTGGAATATGACCTGGCGGGAAGAACTGTCCCCTGGTAGTGATGGAAGCACCAGTCCATTCAGAAATCGGACCCAATGTTTCCTTGCGGGTAACCTTCCACCGAGCATTTTGTGGGAAATTATTAATCTCGAGCTCTGCTTCATAACGTTCAGGCATGGCATCAGCAAGAATCTTTGCAATGTTATGATGTAAGTTGATGGAAGCAGCAACTGCCTTAGCTACAGCTCCAGGTGTGATATTAATTGTTGGTGTTGCTATGGAAGCAGAGGAAGCAAGGGCATTATTATTATGCTGTGAAACATCACCACCACCTGTCTCACGGACCAAACTGTCATCTTCATCTTCTGAATCGGGCTTCTCTTCGTCATAGCCATATTCCTTTAGTTGTGCTCTCCTTGCTGCTATCATCTTTTCATCCTCCTCTTCATTGAATTTAAAACCACTTCCGCCATAACCGGTTCCATGGGCTTGCTCAAGTCCCTGATTAACTTTTGCCATAAAACCATCAGCAAGAGCTTTCAGGTCTTGCGGAACAACTTGCTCAGAGAGTTGTAATGCTTTTACAAGATCTGGCGCATATCTGGCATCGTCCTCAGAAATAAAAGTGATTGCACAACCTTTGCGACCAGCTCGCCCAGTTCGACCAACACGATGAACATAATCCTCGTAGTGGTTTGGAACATCAAAGTTAATCACCAGTTCAAGCTCCTTCACATCCAAACCTCGGGCAGCAATACTCGTGGCAGTCATCACATTGCAGACGTTCATCTTAAAGTTGGAAATTGCTGACTCGCGATCCATTTGATCCCTAGCACCATGAAAAAGAAGGCATTTAAAGCCATGCTTTAACAAATCCCTATGTAGCAAATTGCATTTCTCCTGTGTCTGAGCGAATATCAAAATCTTACCCTTCACAGACCACTCTTTAAGTAGCTCTAACAGTCTCGAGAACCTCTCAGTTTCTGGCCTTAACTCAACCAACTGGGTAATGTCCTTGTTCACAACGCTCCTCCCACCAACCTGGAATTCCACAGGCTTGTTCAATACTTTACGAGCTAAAATCTCAACCTGCCGAGGGAAAGTTGCAGAAAAGAGTACAGTTTGACGATCCGGTCGAATATTTTGTACAATTCTGGTGATTTGAGGTTCAAAACCCATATCAAACATGCGATCAGCTTCGTCCATAACAAGATATGACACTCTTCGAAGATTTGTAATTTTGCCCCCACTAGTGCAAAGTATGTCTATCATCCTACCTGGGGTACAGACAACAATCTCAGTTCCCCGCTTTAAATCGCTGATCTGTTGAGCAACACCAGAACCTCCATACACTGGTACACATCTAATTCCCAGCGCCTTGGAAAACTTCCTTATGTCACTATGTATCTGTTGAACAAGCTCTCTGGTTGGTGCCATTATAAGTCCAATCGGCCCATCTCCATCTTCCACAGGTGGCTGGTTAACGATATGCCTCAGCATTGGAATCACAAAAGCGAGGGTTTTGCCAGAGCCAGTCTTTGCAATCCCTATGCAGTCTCTCCCACTCATTATAATTGGCAGTGCCTGAGTTTGAACTGCCATAGGCTTCTCATAATTAAGTTTCTTAATTGTCTTCAAAATCTTAGTTATCAATCCAAGTTGGTTCCATGTTTTAACTGGATTTGGAACATCTTTGCCATGTACTTTCAACTCTAACTCTTTTCTATAAGTAGCAACCTCTTCAGAAGTCATCCTTGATATCGCCTTCATTTCTTTATAGAAATTTTTACGAAATGGTCTATAATCAATCTTTGAGTGATCAACAACAGACAACTTTTCAAGTTTTGTTTTCTTGACCCTCTTTATGACTTCATCATCATCTTTCTCAACTAAGTTGCTTTCACTATTTTCAGTGTTACCATTATCTGACTCTGAATCAGAATCCTCACCAGCAATTATTCTCCCCAGTGATTTCTCAGAGCCTTTCTTCAGCTTCATTCCATTACTTAGCTTCTCGACTTCTGGTAAGATGGACTTTATGTAAGCATCTAATGAATCAATAATATCGTCATCCTCCATAGCATCATTAGGACTAATTGAAGTTCCAGCTTCTTCatcatcagaatctccttcgaGAGTCCAAGTTTTACCTGCCTGTGGTTCATCATTATTTAATACTTCCCCATGTTTTTCTTTCTCagattcttctttttttctcttcagCTCTTGCCACTCCTGTACTCGTCTTCTCCTCTTCTCCATTTCTTCATCCAATTTTTTCTGTTTATCCTCCAATTCCTCTCGGGTTTTCTTCTCTTTGTTAGCAGAGTCATCCTCTCGGGTTTTCTTCTCTTTACTGCTCTGCACACAAGTTCTCTCCCTGTAGTCGTCCTCATCTCTCTTATGACGTTTTTTGTCATTCTCCCTAGAATCATCTTCACCATTATCATCGCTTCTAAGCTCTCTATGGTTCTCCTTCTCCTGCTCACGTTCTCTTTTCTCCATCTCCCTACGTCTCTCCCTCTCACGCCCCTTCTTCCCCAAATCTTCGTCTCCTTTCTCCACCGTATCTTCCCGTTCTCTCTTCCTGCCCTTACTCCTTTCTCTTTCATCGCCCAAGCACCTTCTATCCCTTAGCTTCTCTTTCTCCTTCTGTATTTCATTCACATATTCAGCAATAGCAATAACAGCATCgtcataatcataatcataatcataatcacTACCTTTCTCTCTACCAGAACCGCGGCTTCCATGGTATCTCTTCTTCCTCTCCCGCGTATCGCGCTCACGGTGGCTCCTTATCGTCTCCTCCTTCCTGGATTTACACTTCACATAGTCCATCGCTAATTATATCTGCCGAATTAGAAAAACAGACAAAACATTAGAAAATCAATCATCGAAACAATTACATCTgttaaaatcacaaaaatattaatcattGGAACAATTACGAATTAAAATCAATATGACTGAAGGGACAAAATTCAATCTCTGCTTTAAacgcaattttttttttcaaatctcaAATTAAATACCGTCGATATAAAATCAACGGAGACAGCAAAATAATAATGGGAATTAGCAAATCAGAGATTAATACCTGATTAGCGCCGGTACTGATGTAATTACGTCGAGGCAGAACGTAGAACTAGGGTTTCTTTATGACAGAAATTTGATCGGAAAAAATTAAAGTATGTGAGATTACcaccaataatttaaaaatgtagtgtatttatagtctacaaataaaacaaaataacttCCAAAAAAGATTAGGATTCAGAAAAGGATTTGGATTAGGattcatttaaaacaaaattagaaTTCAGAAATGgattaggattaggattaggattaggattaaaattctaattcctCGTAAGGttaagtaaaatatataaaaaaggaaatgaaataataattaaggtAAGTTGTAATTGTTTCttttaagtaaaaaattatGAGGGATCAATGGTTTCAGACTTCAGCTAAAAACCATTATCAGTTTTGTTTCTTGGCAATCAGAATTTGGAAAGAAAAACTGCCTCCACGCATTCAGTTCTTTATTTGGCTGTTGGCTCGCGACAGAATTTCATCGAATGATGCTTTAGTTCGGAGAGGAGTTTTGAATTATAATCAATTGGCTTGCTCCTATTGTGCGAAGGTCGAATCAAACATCCACATAGTCTTACATTGTAGCTTTGCATGGAGGTTTTGGTCACTGCTTCTCAATAAATGTAATGTTATATGGGTCACTCCTTTATCATTACAAGATTTTTATACTCAGTGGATCTCTTTATCGGCGGGAAGATATCGGAATCTTTGGAAGCTATTTTGGTTTTTTGGTACTTGGAATTTGTGGAAAGCGAGGAATAGACGGGTTTTTCAGGACGAGATGGAAGACGTTCACTCCTTAGTCTTCTTAAGTATTTGCAAAGCGGTAGATTTCTATAGAGTTCATTTTCATGATTTTCCGTTTTCTGGAAACGGTGTCTTTCGATGTATAGATTTCTTCTGTAATAACTCCTAGTTTGTTTGTTTTGGCTCTTTTGCCATTCACAATTTGTGGATGAGCTAATACACctatcatttatcaaaaaaaaaaagtaaaaaattgattaaaattgaattCTCTATATGTGAATAATGTAACTTTTCAGCTATGGTCATTCTATGAtttcttgaaattttatttaggaatatggcttaaggtctgaaaaactaccgacctttcaatttttttcaattgcaccctcaccttataatttcttcaatagcatcttatttcgtatttttggcttttaatagcaccccgaccttgtaaaacagtcaattttaccctattttgtatttttgactttcaatagcatcataaatcatcaaattaagcTCATTTATCGATGacttatttgaaattttttttaagttaaaggacttgtttaaaagtgtctaagtagaaaaaagtatgatttcacctttaaatttagtttttttgaaaatttttatctttatagtaatcaaatcatctaatttttttaatttaaagtgttattgaaagccaaaaatacaaaatagagtgctattgaaaaaattacaaggtgagggtgctattgaaaaaaatttgaaaggtcaGTAGTTTTTCAGACTTTAAGCCTAGGAATATCATATCAACATATtatatcaaaaattatttaatctttatatacaaattttatacaacataaaaattgatttacggttaatttaaattaaattaaacaaacttaaattcattttataataaatattattgcttaaaataaaaaatataaatctcatataaattaaatttgttaattagaAATCAATGACCATTTTCTTttgaattcataaaaaatagGGCTAATTCTATAACAAAACACGACTTTTATacctaatttcattttaaacaagatttttaaaaattggcaTATAAAATTACAACTTTCTTCTTTCAAATTCATCACCAAATTAAAATCCAGCGGTATTTTTTTATACCATCcaaaaaataaccaaattataaaatcgacatcaaatcttattctcttttaattagAGTATTGCAGGATTAAGAGTTTTTGGTCAGAAAAAATACACAGAGTTTTACTtttgtgataaatttgaaaatgaatgaaaatcgtgattttatatgtcaacttttaaaattagtgtttaaaaatgaaactaaatgtaaagattgtgattttttatttaattaatccaaaaaaatataaagaaaaatattttcatgagtaatttgaaaataataatgaataaaattaagaaattttaaggtagtaattaatttatacaaatttatatataatgtcAAAAACATTGCAACCAACTAATACTAtcttattagaaaaaaataccaaattatGAGTACAAAAGCAATTTATCAGTCCCCTCATCTATCAAGATGATATTACAGCAAACTATTTTGTTTACTGAGTAATGAAATAAGATATCCCATGCTTCTGCAATGCTCATGCACTACCTATCATTaaagcaaaataataaaaactgaaatgaaaaacaTCGAAACGGAAAATAGCAAAGCAACATTTTATAAGAACAACTCATCGGAATATAGGATTTGGAGATTTTTCGTGCAATATAGCTCAAGCAAATGGAATATCTAATTTTCCGGTCAGTGTTTTTTGGATAGATGAACATTTGTCAATATTCGTGTTTATATTGTTCACTTGAAACACGAATacatattcatattcatttcGACTGTACACCAATCCATTGGATTCTTGTATCCCTCTATATACTAAAACATGTATCACATTTTTCTGCAgatattatataaaaacaagAGAAGAAGGTTGGCCTACATGGACGAAACTCGAATACAAAGTACAATTGTCTTATTTCCTTCCATATTTAGAACTATTGCTTAATTTGTACTGTTTAGAGCCTCTGCCTCTCTCACTACCATAGAAGTCCTGAACTTCTTTCAAGACTCCGATGACCTCTTCGATATCTGGCCTGATCTTCAGGTCCACCGAAACACATTTTAATGCAAGTTGAGCAACTTTTATCACATTGGTTGTCGCATGTTTGCCTGAAATGGCAGGATTTACAATTTGGGAAAACATGTCTTTGCGTCCACGGAGGTTCCTTGCCCAAGTACCTAAATTTTGTTCTTCGGGTGGCCGATTTCTCTCCATAACTCGCCTCCAGAGATCATTTCGAGGAGAACAATCCCAAAATTGTATACATCACACTTTTTACTAAGATGACCTATGTGAGAAGGAAATACAGTATGTGAGAAGCAGATAGATGAAACTAGCACGAAATATTAATGGCCAAATTttgtaaaaaggtcaaatttttcacaaaagtttcataaaaatcctgacctttcaattttgtcgattttggccaaaaactgattatttggtttcacaaaagtcccgacctttcaattttgtcgattttggccaaaaattgactatttggtttcacaaaaatctcgacctttcaatatttggcatgccacataagcgtcacataggctccacataggcaaattgcaatcaaattgagagttggctacaattgaaac includes:
- the LOC126662027 gene encoding probable serine/threonine-protein kinase PBL11, which gives rise to MLSPENWHFDPSSSLNLLLQNKRKLPSMSKLTKHLHVLFLVLFLLIDTLFKTFTGLCFSTDREPQLNKSDNDSNGITKLSSAIDSSDGEILQSTNLEIFSFSALDKATSNFSYNAIIGEGSFGLVYKGWIEEHPLHADSARRETGTAIAIKTLNRDGSQGQQEWLTEIKYLGQLCHPNLVKLIGYCIEDDHRLLVYEFMPNGSLENHISIEAGDSDIQVLSWDLRIKVALGAAKGLAFLHQKVYAMHRDIKSTTILLDANYNVKLSGFGLARDGPTGNKSYVSTRALGNEFYAAPECASTGHLTKKGDVYSFGIVLLEIISGRRVIECNRPPEEVNLGIWARNLSGRKDKFSQLLNPAISGQHAISNAIKVAQLALKCVSLDPRLRPDMEEVVGVLEEAQGFHSRSERTEDVSITI
- the LOC130014568 gene encoding DEAD-box ATP-dependent RNA helicase 42-like, encoding MEAAVLVERKKEKEKLRDRRCLGDERERSKGRKREREDTVEKGDEDLGKKGRERERRREMEKREREQEKENHRELRSDDNGEDDSRENDKKRHKRDEDDYRERTCVQSSKEKKTREDDSANKEKKTREELEDKQKKLDEEMEKRRRRVQEWQELKRKKEESEKEKHGEVLNNDEPQAGKTWTLEGDSDDEEAGTSISPNDAMEDDDIIDSLDAYIKSILPEVEKLSNGMKLKKGSEKSLGRIIAGEDSDSESDNGNTENSESNLVEKDDDEVIKRVKKTKLEKLSVVDHSKIDYRPFRKNFYKEMKAISRMTSEEVATYRKELELKVHGKDVPNPVKTWNQLGLITKILKTIKKLNYEKPMAVQTQALPIIMSGRDCIGIAKTGSGKTLAFVIPMLRHIVNQPPVEDGDGPIGLIMAPTRELVQQIHSDIRKFSKALGIRCVPVYGGSGVAQQISDLKRGTEIVVCTPGRMIDILCTSGGKITNLRRVSYLVMDEADRMFDMGFEPQITRIVQNIRPDRQTVLFSATFPRQVEILARKVLNKPVEFQVGGRSVVNKDITQLVELRPETERFSRLLELLKEWSVKGKILIFAQTQEKCNLLHRDLLKHGFKCLLFHGARDQMDRESAISNFKMNVCNVMTATSIAARGLDVKELELVINFDVPNHYEDYVHRVGRTGRAGRKGCAITFISEDDARYAPDLVKALQLSEQVVPQDLKALADGFMAKVNQGLEQAHGTGYGGSGFKFNEEEDEKMIAARRAQLKEYGYDEEKPDSEDEDDSLVRETGGGDVSQHNNNALASSASIATPTINITPGAVAKAVAASINLHHNIAKILADAMPERYEAELEINNFPQNARWKVTRKETLGPISEWTGASITTRGQFFPPGHIPASGDRKLYLFIEGPSETSVKRAKTELKCVLEDIANQALSLPGKYSL
- the LOC130014976 gene encoding uncharacterized protein LOC130014976, whose translation is MRDQWFQTSAKNHYQFCFLAIRIWKEKLPPRIQFFIWLLARDRISSNDALVRRGVLNYNQLACSYCAKVESNIHIVLHCSFAWRFWSLLLNKCNVIWVTPLSLQDFYTQWISLSAGRYRNLWKLFWFFGTWNLWKARNRRVFQDEMEDVHSLVFLSICKAVDFYRVHFHDFPFSGNGVFRCIDFFCNNSYYGHSMIS